From the genome of bacterium, one region includes:
- a CDS encoding SDR family oxidoreductase has product MARTYLITGGAGFIGSNIVHALVKAGDRVKVLDNFATGKQENLAGLEGKFELVEEDIRDMKAVRQAVAGVDYVLHQAALPSVPRSIEDPISANEVNVSGTLNVLVAARDAGVKRVVYAASSSAYGDSETLPKREDMAANPLSPYAVNKLVGEWYCRIFYKLYGLETVSLRYFNIFGPRQDPASQYSAVIPKFIDSLAKETSPIVYGDGEQSRDFTYIDNAVSANLAAATAPGAAGEVFNIACGDRFTLNKLLAELKDIMGVDIPAYYTDPRPGDVRHSLADISKAEKILGYNPKVKFREGLVKTVEWFTR; this is encoded by the coding sequence GTGGCCCGGACTTATCTTATTACCGGCGGAGCCGGATTTATTGGTTCTAATATTGTCCATGCCCTGGTTAAGGCTGGAGACCGGGTAAAGGTTTTGGACAACTTTGCCACCGGCAAACAGGAAAATTTAGCCGGCCTGGAGGGTAAGTTTGAACTGGTAGAAGAGGATATAAGGGATATGAAGGCCGTCAGGCAGGCCGTGGCCGGCGTAGACTATGTACTTCATCAGGCGGCCTTACCTTCTGTCCCCCGCTCCATTGAAGACCCTATTTCAGCCAATGAGGTTAATGTCTCGGGAACCCTTAACGTATTGGTAGCCGCCAGAGATGCCGGCGTCAAAAGGGTGGTTTATGCCGCCTCTTCGAGTGCCTATGGCGATTCAGAGACCTTGCCCAAGCGGGAAGATATGGCCGCTAACCCCCTCTCCCCTTATGCGGTAAATAAATTAGTCGGCGAGTGGTATTGTCGTATCTTTTATAAACTCTATGGGTTAGAGACGGTCTCCCTCCGATACTTCAACATCTTTGGCCCCAGACAAGACCCCGCTTCCCAATATTCAGCCGTCATCCCTAAGTTTATTGATTCCCTGGCTAAAGAGACCTCCCCTATTGTCTACGGTGATGGAGAACAGTCCCGAGACTTTACTTATATTGATAATGCTGTCTCGGCCAATCTGGCGGCGGCCACGGCGCCGGGGGCGGCCGGTGAGGTGTTCAATATCGCCTGCGGAGACCGTTTTACCCTTAATAAACTATTAGCTGAACTAAAAGATATTATGGGGGTAGATATCCCGGCCTATTATACTGACCCCAGGCCAGGCGATGTAAGACACTCTCTGGCTGATATCTCTAAGGCCGAAAAGATCCTGGGCTATAATCCAAAAGTCAAATTTAGAGAAGGCCTGGTTAAGACAGTAGAGTGGTTCACTCGGTAA
- a CDS encoding glycosyltransferase → MKLIVQIPCLNEEKTLPLTVRDIPRDIPGVDKVELLVIDDGSRDMTVEVARELGVEHIVSFSRNKGLAKAFAAGIDTCLKLGADIIVNTDGDNQYCGQDIPKLIQPVLKGEADIVVGDREVEKIAHFSFIKKKLQKFGSWVVRQVSYTNIPDTTSGFRAFSREAALRINVISPYTYTLETIIQAGQKGMAVTHVPIRTNEKLRESRLFTSIRNYVIKSTISIIRTHTMYQALRVFFSIGFLVFMGGFLIGARFLYFFFTNQQPYGHIQSLILAAVLLITGFQVMLIGLLADVISANRKLIEDILYRVKGMELSSMRQDKKE, encoded by the coding sequence ATGAAGCTTATCGTTCAAATCCCCTGTTTAAATGAAGAGAAGACCCTGCCTTTAACGGTAAGGGATATCCCGCGAGATATTCCGGGCGTGGACAAAGTGGAATTATTGGTTATCGACGATGGAAGCCGGGACATGACCGTGGAGGTAGCCAGGGAACTGGGGGTAGAACATATTGTCAGTTTTTCCCGTAATAAAGGATTAGCCAAGGCCTTTGCGGCCGGGATAGACACCTGTCTTAAATTGGGGGCCGATATTATTGTTAATACAGACGGGGATAACCAGTACTGCGGTCAAGATATACCTAAGCTTATTCAACCCGTACTTAAAGGAGAGGCGGACATTGTGGTCGGAGATAGAGAAGTAGAAAAAATAGCCCACTTCTCCTTTATCAAGAAAAAGCTGCAAAAATTTGGCTCCTGGGTAGTCCGCCAGGTTTCTTATACCAATATCCCCGATACTACTTCCGGTTTTCGGGCCTTTTCCAGGGAAGCGGCCTTGAGGATAAATGTTATTTCCCCTTACACCTACACCCTGGAGACTATTATTCAAGCCGGTCAGAAGGGAATGGCCGTTACTCACGTGCCTATCAGAACCAATGAAAAACTCCGCGAATCCCGCCTTTTTACCTCTATTAGAAATTACGTTATAAAATCAACCATATCTATTATTCGCACTCATACTATGTATCAGGCCTTACGGGTCTTCTTTAGTATTGGGTTCCTTGTTTTTATGGGCGGGTTCCTGATTGGAGCCAGATTCCTGTATTTCTTTTTCACTAACCAGCAACCCTATGGTCACATTCAATCACTTATCCTGGCTGCTGTCTTGCTGATTACCGGCTTTCAGGTTATGCTCATCGGACTCTTGGCCGATGTCATCTCGGCCAACCGTAAGTTAATCGAGGATATTCTGTATCGAGTGAAAGGGATGGAACTGTCTTCTATGCGGCAGGATAAAAAGGAGTAA